The following coding sequences are from one Streptomyces sp. NBC_00536 window:
- a CDS encoding TrmB family transcriptional regulator sugar-binding domain-containing protein: MSQRAEDVMERALLQVRELLESTVAIHRDRSLQEQLIRVVDNDYEVVLDTAHRLIESATESIDIVHARLLGSDENPVRTERGLIYAAAEGVSVRLLASPALLDEEFAREQLGRERPVAVRVAKVPPLQALIVDGRAALVVAESAVGRRASVIRVPEVLHTLHTLFESVWANAVPAGERIVFGDRDRAALARRILGALQDGATDDVAARELAVSVRTYRRYVAEIMALLGANSRFQAGVRAAELGLLPPPVEGGGRGGALATS; the protein is encoded by the coding sequence GTGTCTCAGAGGGCAGAGGACGTGATGGAGCGTGCCCTGCTCCAAGTTCGGGAACTGCTGGAGTCGACCGTCGCGATCCACCGCGACCGCAGCCTCCAGGAACAGCTCATCCGGGTCGTCGACAACGACTACGAGGTCGTCCTCGACACCGCTCACCGGCTGATCGAGAGCGCGACCGAGAGCATCGACATCGTCCACGCCAGGCTGCTGGGTTCGGACGAGAACCCGGTACGGACGGAGCGCGGGCTGATCTACGCCGCGGCCGAGGGAGTGTCCGTACGCCTGCTCGCCTCGCCCGCCCTGCTCGACGAGGAGTTCGCGCGCGAACAGCTGGGCAGGGAACGCCCGGTGGCGGTCCGGGTGGCCAAGGTGCCCCCGCTGCAGGCGCTGATCGTCGACGGCCGGGCCGCCCTGGTGGTGGCGGAATCGGCCGTCGGGCGACGGGCCTCGGTGATCCGGGTGCCGGAGGTCCTGCACACCCTGCACACCCTGTTCGAGAGTGTGTGGGCCAACGCCGTGCCCGCCGGTGAGCGCATCGTCTTCGGCGACCGCGACCGGGCCGCGCTCGCGCGGCGGATCCTGGGCGCGCTGCAGGACGGTGCCACCGACGACGTCGCCGCCAGGGAACTGGCCGTCTCGGTGCGCACCTACCGCCGGTACGTGGCGGAGATCATGGCGCTGCTGGGCGCCAACTCCCGTTTCCAGGCGGGTGTCCGGGCCGCGGAACTGGGGCTCCTGCCCCCGCCGGTCGAAGGCGGCGGGCGCGGCGGCGCGCTGGCAACTTCCTGA
- a CDS encoding DNA-binding response regulator, with protein sequence MEEALLQAHALIESTVSLHRTRPVAPSAVARTDAALLGDTLEQLVKRARHSVCVALTGTGEFADAVLALLATIPARAVVRVLCTAEAADSPAVTVTDIPDRRVEVRVSESDLREILVVDGSVALVRAAGSAGDQVAVVNDAAAVRALELLFAGAWSRGRKLADHLQLSPRLRTELARNILERLRAGNTDEIAARELNVSLRTYRRHVADIMRELDANSRFQAGVRAVEFGLLTE encoded by the coding sequence TTGGAGGAGGCGTTACTCCAGGCCCACGCGCTGATCGAGTCGACCGTCTCCCTGCACCGGACGCGGCCGGTGGCACCGTCCGCGGTGGCGCGCACCGACGCCGCGCTGCTCGGGGACACCCTGGAACAGCTGGTCAAGCGCGCGCGGCACTCGGTCTGCGTCGCCCTGACCGGGACCGGCGAGTTCGCGGACGCCGTCCTGGCGCTGCTGGCGACGATCCCGGCCCGCGCGGTCGTGCGCGTGCTGTGCACCGCCGAGGCCGCCGATTCGCCGGCCGTCACCGTCACGGACATCCCGGACCGGCGCGTGGAGGTCAGGGTCTCCGAGAGCGACCTGCGGGAGATCCTCGTCGTCGACGGTTCGGTGGCCCTCGTACGGGCGGCCGGCAGCGCCGGTGACCAGGTGGCCGTCGTGAACGACGCCGCCGCGGTGCGCGCCCTGGAACTCCTCTTCGCGGGAGCCTGGTCACGCGGCCGCAAGCTCGCCGACCACCTCCAGCTGAGTCCCCGCCTGCGCACCGAACTCGCCCGGAACATCCTGGAACGGCTGCGGGCCGGCAACACCGACGAGATCGCCGCGCGGGAGCTGAACGTCTCCCTGCGGACCTACCGGCGGCACGTCGCGGACATCATGCGGGAACTCGATGCCAACTCCCGTTTCCAAGCCGGCGTCCGGGCCGTGGAGTTCGGCCTCCTGACGGAATAG
- a CDS encoding 4'-phosphopantetheinyl transferase family protein, producing the protein MSGILQVPAHDLSIGRAPCGGCGDTEHGPPAIVRPGNSLRLSLSHTAGLGMLAVSPHPVGIDAEPVREVPVTDMAGVALTPRERGAVLAEPAGPARSLAFLRCWTRKEAVLKAAGVGITDELTRLETHAGTPGPAEVTTHVHGAPATWWVADAEVPAGWTAAVALPSDVPHNVVVRPL; encoded by the coding sequence ATGTCCGGAATTCTCCAGGTTCCCGCCCACGACCTTTCCATCGGCCGCGCCCCCTGTGGAGGCTGCGGCGATACGGAACACGGCCCGCCCGCCATTGTGCGGCCCGGCAATTCCCTGCGGCTCAGCCTTTCCCACACGGCCGGGCTGGGAATGCTGGCCGTCTCCCCGCACCCCGTCGGAATCGACGCCGAGCCCGTCCGCGAGGTCCCGGTCACGGACATGGCCGGCGTCGCCCTGACCCCGCGCGAGCGGGGCGCCGTACTGGCCGAGCCGGCCGGACCCGCGCGCAGCCTCGCCTTCCTGCGCTGCTGGACCCGCAAGGAAGCGGTGCTGAAGGCCGCCGGGGTCGGCATCACCGACGAGCTGACCCGGCTGGAGACCCACGCCGGCACACCGGGACCGGCCGAAGTGACCACGCACGTCCACGGCGCGCCCGCCACCTGGTGGGTGGCCGACGCCGAGGTCCCCGCGGGCTGGACGGCAGCGGTGGCGCTGCCGTCGGACGTCCCCCACAACGTCGTCGTACGGCCCCTCTGA
- a CDS encoding non-ribosomal peptide synthetase, which produces MNTAPSQRTADLLLRAARLHPDAGMRYCPGPADTGSRDQSHAELLHEALRVLTGLRARGLRPRDKVVLILERPQEFITAFWAAVLGGFVPCPMAPLRGDQDRWAAQLAHVNTLLDGPLVVSNGSLAAELPPVAGLEVAVLDGLYDDGLYDDGQHGAGPYGTGPAEPYTGGSADDTAVLVLTSGSTGNSKAVMLTHANLLASMAAKNGHHRLTAADTTMNWVSFDHVAALLECHLLPLSVGCRQVHVEAPVVLGEPLEFLRLASRHGVTMTFTPNFLLGQLNSSTDRLRTTGERLDLSALRQIISGGEAVVRTTGETFLERFAPYGLAPGALWPAFGMTETCAGSVYSREFPAADPGAEFASLGTPVQGLRLRIAGPDDRPLPPGEVGELQLSGPMITSGYHNNEEATREAFTADGWFRSGDLGRLDDSRLTLVGRSKDSVIVNGVNYFSHELETSLEQLDGVAGSYVAAFPTRGAGSDTEELVVAFHCEADGRDEAGLHRVITAVRNSVVMQWGFRPSLVLALPREAFPKTSLGKIQRALMRRRLETGAYDAVRDRLADLTLRMLGGYTAPEGATERVLAEIYAEMFGVDPASVSATANFFDLGGTSLDILRLRSKVARRLGAVGLSVITVLTAPTVRALAARLTTAGAPAAPREYDPVVPMQSAGTKTPLFCVHPGVGEVLVFVNLAKYFAGDRPFHALRARGFNEGEKPFATFEQMVDCYVSAIRARQPQGPYAVAGYSYGAAVAFEIAKALRAEGERVDFVGSFNLPPHIKYRMDELDFAETAANLALFLDLVGKKEARELPGVLRGLPCEEQVGRLLELAAPERIAELDLDADRFAAWAEVAARLTELGRTFEPSGTVPSMHVFYATPLRGTKQDWLDHELRRWDEHTTGPNRYVEVPGEHYTLMSPRHVSTFQSILRRELDLALGDADRIATARAAAPYAQDAPYAPNPQGENR; this is translated from the coding sequence GTGAACACCGCACCTTCCCAGCGCACCGCCGACCTGCTCCTGCGCGCCGCACGGCTCCACCCCGACGCCGGGATGCGCTACTGCCCCGGCCCGGCCGACACCGGGTCCCGGGACCAGAGCCACGCGGAACTGCTGCACGAGGCCCTGCGCGTCCTGACCGGTCTGCGCGCCCGGGGTCTGCGGCCGCGCGACAAGGTCGTCCTGATCCTGGAGCGCCCGCAGGAGTTCATCACCGCGTTCTGGGCCGCCGTCCTGGGCGGCTTCGTCCCGTGCCCCATGGCGCCGCTGCGCGGCGACCAGGACCGGTGGGCCGCCCAGCTCGCCCACGTGAACACCCTGCTGGACGGCCCCCTGGTCGTCTCGAACGGGTCACTGGCCGCAGAGCTGCCGCCGGTCGCCGGGCTGGAGGTCGCCGTACTGGACGGGCTGTACGACGACGGGCTGTACGACGACGGGCAGCACGGCGCCGGTCCGTACGGCACCGGTCCGGCCGAGCCGTACACCGGCGGCTCCGCCGACGACACCGCCGTCCTCGTCCTCACCTCGGGTTCGACGGGCAACTCCAAGGCGGTGATGCTCACCCACGCCAACCTGCTGGCCTCGATGGCCGCCAAGAACGGCCACCACCGGCTGACCGCGGCCGACACCACGATGAACTGGGTCTCCTTCGACCACGTGGCCGCCCTGCTGGAGTGCCATCTCCTGCCGCTCTCCGTGGGCTGCCGCCAGGTCCACGTCGAGGCCCCGGTCGTCCTCGGCGAACCCCTGGAATTCCTCCGGCTCGCCTCCCGGCACGGCGTGACGATGACCTTCACGCCCAACTTCCTCCTGGGACAGCTCAATTCAAGCACGGACCGCTTGAGGACCACTGGAGAGCGGCTGGACCTCTCCGCCCTCCGGCAGATCATCAGCGGCGGCGAGGCCGTGGTCCGCACCACCGGTGAAACGTTCCTGGAGCGGTTCGCGCCGTACGGGCTGGCCCCCGGCGCGCTGTGGCCGGCCTTCGGCATGACCGAGACCTGCGCCGGGTCCGTCTACTCCCGGGAGTTCCCGGCGGCCGACCCCGGCGCGGAGTTCGCCTCCCTGGGTACGCCCGTACAGGGCCTGCGGCTGCGGATCGCCGGCCCCGACGACCGGCCGCTGCCGCCGGGCGAGGTGGGCGAGCTGCAGCTCAGCGGCCCGATGATCACCAGCGGCTACCACAACAACGAGGAGGCCACCCGTGAGGCCTTCACCGCCGACGGCTGGTTCCGCAGCGGCGACCTGGGCCGCCTCGACGACAGCCGGCTGACCCTCGTCGGCCGCAGCAAGGACAGCGTCATCGTCAACGGGGTCAACTACTTCAGCCACGAGCTGGAGACCTCCCTGGAGCAGCTCGACGGCGTCGCCGGGTCCTACGTCGCCGCCTTCCCCACCCGCGGGGCCGGGAGCGACACCGAGGAACTGGTCGTCGCCTTCCACTGCGAGGCGGACGGGCGGGACGAGGCCGGGCTGCACCGGGTGATCACCGCGGTCCGCAACAGCGTGGTGATGCAGTGGGGCTTCCGCCCCTCCCTCGTCCTGGCCCTCCCGCGCGAGGCGTTCCCCAAGACCAGCCTCGGCAAGATCCAGCGCGCGCTGATGCGGCGGCGCCTGGAGACCGGCGCCTACGACGCCGTCCGCGACCGGCTCGCGGACCTCACCCTGCGCATGCTCGGCGGGTACACCGCCCCCGAGGGCGCGACGGAGCGGGTCCTCGCGGAGATCTACGCGGAGATGTTCGGCGTCGACCCCGCCTCGGTCAGCGCCACCGCCAACTTCTTCGACCTGGGCGGCACGTCCCTGGACATCCTGCGCCTGCGCAGCAAGGTGGCCCGGCGGCTCGGCGCCGTCGGCCTGTCGGTCATCACCGTCCTGACGGCCCCCACCGTCCGGGCCCTCGCCGCCCGCCTCACCACGGCGGGCGCACCGGCCGCCCCGCGGGAGTACGACCCCGTCGTACCGATGCAGAGCGCGGGCACCAAGACCCCGCTCTTCTGCGTCCACCCGGGCGTCGGCGAGGTCCTGGTCTTCGTCAACCTCGCCAAGTACTTCGCGGGTGACCGGCCCTTCCACGCCCTGCGCGCCCGCGGTTTCAACGAGGGCGAGAAGCCGTTCGCGACCTTCGAGCAGATGGTGGACTGCTACGTGTCCGCCATCAGGGCCCGCCAGCCGCAGGGCCCCTATGCCGTCGCCGGCTACTCCTACGGCGCCGCCGTCGCCTTCGAGATCGCCAAGGCGCTGCGCGCCGAGGGCGAGCGCGTCGACTTCGTCGGCAGCTTCAACCTGCCGCCCCACATCAAGTACCGCATGGACGAACTGGACTTCGCGGAGACGGCCGCCAACCTCGCCCTGTTCCTCGACCTGGTCGGCAAGAAGGAGGCGCGGGAGCTGCCGGGCGTGCTGCGCGGCCTGCCCTGCGAGGAGCAGGTCGGCCGCCTGCTGGAGCTGGCCGCCCCCGAGCGGATCGCGGAACTCGACCTGGACGCCGACAGGTTCGCCGCCTGGGCGGAGGTCGCCGCCCGGCTCACCGAGCTGGGCCGCACCTTCGAACCGAGCGGCACGGTCCCCTCGATGCACGTCTTCTACGCGACCCCGCTGCGCGGCACCAAGCAGGACTGGCTCGACCACGAACTGCGGCGCTGGGACGAGCACACCACCGGACCGAACCGCTACGTCGAGGTCCCCGGCGAGCACTACACGCTCATGAGCCCCCGGCACGTGTCCACCTTCCAGAGCATCCTGCGCCGCGAGCTGGATCTGGCCCTCGGCGACGCCGACCGGATCGCCACCGCCCGCGCCGCCGCCCCGTACGCCCAGGACGCCCCGTACGCCCCGAACCCGCAGGGAGAGAACCGATGA
- a CDS encoding NAD-dependent epimerase/dehydratase family protein, which yields MKGKKILVTGGTGQVARPVAEALAEHNEVWCLGRFGTPGVERALNEKSVTTWRWDMDDPRGDSLGGLPEDFTHVIHSAVRRGEDGDFNAAAEVNAVAAGRLMTHCRTAEAFLYVSTGAVYARRTLDHRYTEDDPVDGVADWLPAYPVGKLATEGAVRAFAQVLGLPTTIARLNIAYGPGGYGGVPMLYFKRMLADEPIPVPLSGQNWCSLLHTDDLVRQVPHLWRAASAPATLVNWGGDEAVGITDCVRYMEELTGIEARLVPSEVTRETYQFDPTRRRELTGPCAVSWRDGIRGTLEALHPRLLGRTTDLAGVRAA from the coding sequence ATGAAGGGCAAGAAGATCCTCGTCACCGGCGGCACCGGCCAGGTCGCCCGGCCGGTGGCCGAGGCCCTGGCCGAGCACAACGAGGTCTGGTGCCTGGGCCGGTTCGGCACCCCGGGCGTCGAGCGCGCGCTGAACGAGAAGTCCGTCACCACCTGGCGCTGGGACATGGACGACCCCCGTGGCGACTCCCTGGGCGGCCTCCCCGAGGACTTCACCCACGTCATCCACTCCGCGGTCCGGCGCGGCGAGGACGGCGACTTCAACGCGGCGGCCGAGGTCAACGCGGTGGCCGCGGGCCGCCTGATGACGCACTGCCGCACGGCGGAGGCGTTCCTCTACGTCTCGACGGGCGCCGTGTACGCACGGCGGACCCTGGACCACCGGTACACCGAGGACGACCCGGTCGACGGGGTCGCCGACTGGCTGCCCGCCTACCCCGTCGGCAAGCTCGCGACCGAAGGCGCGGTGCGGGCCTTCGCCCAGGTACTGGGGCTGCCCACCACCATCGCGCGGCTCAACATCGCCTACGGGCCCGGGGGTTACGGCGGGGTCCCGATGCTGTACTTCAAGCGCATGCTCGCCGACGAGCCCATCCCCGTACCCCTCAGCGGCCAGAACTGGTGTTCGCTGCTGCACACCGACGACCTCGTGCGTCAGGTCCCGCACCTGTGGCGGGCGGCCTCGGCCCCCGCGACGCTGGTCAACTGGGGCGGTGACGAAGCGGTCGGGATCACCGACTGCGTCCGGTACATGGAGGAACTCACCGGGATCGAAGCGCGCCTGGTACCCAGTGAGGTCACCCGCGAGACCTACCAGTTCGACCCCACGCGGCGCCGCGAGCTGACCGGCCCCTGCGCGGTCTCCTGGCGCGACGGCATCCGCGGCACCCTCGAAGCCCTCCACCCCCGGCTCCTCGGCCGGACCACCGACCTCGCAGGAGTCAGAGCAGCATGA
- a CDS encoding nuclear transport factor 2 family protein, translating to MSAPTLARARTTAPARSANLAVIHSAYEAFRTHDVGALLDALAPDVEWVHPDSMADYDLGGTKHGHAGVLAFLAQAPTVVSGMRLEPQEFVESGDRVVVFGVRYVTSARGRTERLGFIHSWTLRDGRATRMEDIFDTAAFRRLIES from the coding sequence ATGAGCGCCCCCACCCTGGCCCGAGCCCGCACCACCGCCCCCGCGCGCTCGGCGAATCTCGCGGTGATCCACTCCGCCTACGAGGCGTTCCGCACCCATGACGTGGGGGCGCTCCTCGACGCCCTCGCGCCGGACGTGGAATGGGTCCACCCCGACAGCATGGCCGACTACGACCTGGGCGGCACCAAGCACGGGCACGCGGGCGTCCTGGCGTTCCTGGCGCAGGCGCCCACCGTCGTGAGCGGGATGCGGCTGGAGCCGCAGGAGTTCGTGGAGTCGGGCGACCGGGTCGTCGTGTTCGGCGTCCGGTACGTCACCTCCGCCCGCGGCCGCACCGAGCGGCTGGGCTTCATCCACTCCTGGACCCTGCGGGACGGCAGGGCCACCCGGATGGAGGACATCTTCGACACGGCCGCCTTCCGGCGCCTGATCGAGAGCTGA
- a CDS encoding LuxR family transcriptional regulator: MERKTPDGPERAQQLMAEHLQALSRLIADSPAGVVPAPVAQAPADPRISYHHGLEAIGEAIRASLAEARTEILTAQPDGPRPGPVLDEALESVRRQIEGGVAMRTLYQHTTRFDEATKNYVRAVSDLGVQVRTLAEFHDRLIIVDETVAFISANDSRTDAIGIREPAIVRFLRDVFDRSWDRAKPFPFISTHAAKAADEVIPSLRQSIGKLLVAGYPDKQIARRLGISDRSLQGHIASMKQELGALTRIQFGYALARNETTLIV; this comes from the coding sequence ATGGAACGGAAGACTCCGGACGGGCCGGAGCGTGCTCAGCAGCTCATGGCCGAGCACCTGCAAGCACTGTCCAGACTCATCGCCGACAGCCCGGCCGGGGTCGTCCCGGCCCCGGTCGCGCAGGCTCCCGCCGACCCGAGGATCAGCTACCACCACGGGCTGGAGGCCATCGGGGAGGCGATCCGGGCGTCGCTCGCCGAGGCGCGCACCGAGATCCTGACCGCCCAGCCGGACGGTCCCAGGCCGGGGCCCGTACTGGACGAAGCGCTCGAATCCGTACGCCGTCAGATCGAGGGGGGCGTCGCGATGCGTACGCTCTATCAGCACACGACCCGCTTCGACGAGGCCACGAAGAACTATGTGCGGGCGGTTTCGGACCTGGGGGTCCAGGTCCGTACGCTGGCGGAATTCCACGACCGGCTGATCATCGTCGACGAGACCGTCGCGTTCATTTCCGCGAACGACAGCAGGACCGATGCCATCGGTATCCGGGAGCCCGCGATCGTACGCTTCCTCAGGGACGTATTCGACCGTTCCTGGGACCGGGCCAAGCCGTTCCCGTTCATTTCCACGCATGCCGCCAAAGCGGCCGACGAGGTCATTCCCTCACTTCGTCAGTCGATCGGAAAACTGCTCGTCGCGGGCTATCCCGACAAGCAGATAGCGCGACGGCTCGGCATCAGCGACCGGTCGCTCCAGGGGCACATCGCGTCGATGAAGCAGGAACTGGGCGCGCTCACCCGCATCCAGTTCGGCTACGCGCTCGCCAGGAACGAGACGACGCTCATCGTGTGA